The window ATATGTTTGAATGTCTTTTTAGTATTATTAGTTATGCTACTTAATACTTTGTGTATTTTTTTTGAAACATTTTCCATTATTTTTAAAGCACTACAAAGGACATTGTTGAAATTTCTATTTCTTTTTCAAATAAGAAATGGAGTTCAATCGTATTAACCTTTTCATAACTCTATTAAATGTACATAAAATTATATTTAGTATGTTATCTGTATTTATGCGGCATATGTTTCTAAAGTAATTGTTTCAAGTTTTAAACACAAAAATGGGTGTTTTAAAACGGACAGGAAAATCAAAAGAGGCAAAGACTTGAAAAAAGGAAATGAATGAATAATAATTAATGAACTGAAAAAAAAGGAATAAACAATAAGATTAGAGGGAATGTAGATTTTCAAAGGAGTTTAATCCCTGATAAGGTTATTTCAAACCTGATAGGATTCAGACTGAGGTATGTCCTTCGCATTTTAGGGATCCTTATGTAGCGCTCAATATTCCCTGTATAGGGGTTTTCGTCTACCATAAGCCGGAGACAGCTGCTTACCGAGTATTCTGCAAGGTTGTGGGTTTCCTTTAATGCAGTATCATCCATTACGAACATGGACGTGCAACCTTCCTTTGTGCTCAGGATGAAGGTCAGAGCATCAAACTGGTCCCTGAAATCCTGAATCGAGAGGCGAAGAGTAAAAACTCCTATATTATCTATAACCACAACCCCAGTTCCGTCTGGTACATAATCCGAAAGTGTGGGCAGATCTATCTCGAGACCTTCGGGAGTAAACCCGAATTTGGAAGTCTGGACTTTCTCGGAACGTTTTTGAAAAGACTTTTCGATGGTCAACTGACCTGATTCATAATATTTGGTAAGCCCAATACCCAACATTTCAGATAGTTCGAGGATATCTTCGGGAAGTTCTTCTGTTGCGACCAGGACGCATTTTTTACCATCCATACATGCCTCATGCAGAAAATGAATTGTAAAAGTAGTCTTGCCAGTTCCTGTATCTCCGGTGATCAGAACAACTCTGCCTGGCAGGTATCCGCCACCGATTCTTTCGTCAAGTTCCGGTATTCCTGATGATATCCGTTTCATTGTTTTGCCCCGGCATTTCTGTGTAGTAAAGCCTTAAAATTCTTGAATTATGAGATTGATGAGAAAATATATAACACTGAATTTTTACTAACAGTGTATAAGTCAAGCTCTTATATAATAATTTACATACAGAAGAGAAGACAAAATATAGAAAACAACGGAAAATGAAGTTCAGAGAAAAATATCTTTGAAAAAAAGAAACGACGAGAGGGGGACTCGAACCCCCGGGATGCGGGGCATCACGGGATTAGCAATCCCGCGCCATACCGGGCTTGGCTATCTCGTCATATCGAACTTTATAAACGCGTCCCCTAAAACGCATTTCATATATTTAACCTTTTCCGGAGAAAAAGACTTTAAATAAATTATTTCGCCTGGAAAATTACAGTTATATTATAAAACCAATCTCTCAAAAACTATTAAAGTGATGTGCTTAGTGATGAGCACACCGCAGGTCGTTGTACCTCGGAGACTTCAGTAGGCTGATATCTCTTCTCCACCCCGCAACCCCACAAGCGACGGTTGCCCACAGTGAGTCTGCTCCCTTCCGGACCTCGACCGGTTCCCGCGGTTAGGGTATGAAAACCTGTTTTCCAGCAAGTCCACACACCTGCACTATCCAAGCAGGACGGGGTTTCTCAGTTGAGACCACAGGCTG is drawn from Methanosarcina lacustris Z-7289 and contains these coding sequences:
- a CDS encoding RAD55 family ATPase; translated protein: MKRISSGIPELDERIGGGYLPGRVVLITGDTGTGKTTFTIHFLHEACMDGKKCVLVATEELPEDILELSEMLGIGLTKYYESGQLTIEKSFQKRSEKVQTSKFGFTPEGLEIDLPTLSDYVPDGTGVVVIDNIGVFTLRLSIQDFRDQFDALTFILSTKEGCTSMFVMDDTALKETHNLAEYSVSSCLRLMVDENPYTGNIERYIRIPKMRRTYLSLNPIRFEITLSGIKLL